In Aureibaculum algae, the following are encoded in one genomic region:
- a CDS encoding response regulator transcription factor, translated as MIPIGKHKVFDLTRNFLISKISKIINADESSKNSMISIYVIETEQFLCCNEGIKKFIGENYPKLFDQGWEFWFELIDFKESKVVKEKIKAFITPPHIYQKLNLRYHITNVFKKRIFIKHEIFMYKLKDYSLLVNYLFDISEKEKIEHCFKSNELIKFNPSNSEQSYPISSREREVLGLIGDGFSSKQIADKLYISNHTAISHRKNLIEKFKVKNTAQLIKRASKVIDL; from the coding sequence ATGATTCCAATTGGAAAACATAAGGTTTTTGATTTGACTCGGAATTTTTTAATATCAAAAATTTCGAAAATTATCAACGCAGATGAATCTTCGAAAAATTCAATGATTAGTATCTATGTCATTGAAACCGAACAATTTTTATGTTGTAATGAAGGAATAAAAAAGTTTATTGGTGAAAATTATCCTAAGTTGTTTGATCAAGGTTGGGAGTTTTGGTTTGAGCTGATCGATTTTAAAGAATCAAAAGTAGTTAAGGAAAAAATAAAAGCCTTTATCACCCCACCCCATATTTATCAAAAATTAAACCTTAGGTATCATATCACTAATGTTTTTAAAAAAAGAATTTTTATAAAGCATGAAATATTCATGTACAAATTAAAAGATTATTCCCTCCTTGTAAATTATCTTTTTGATATTTCAGAAAAAGAAAAAATAGAACATTGTTTTAAATCTAATGAACTTATAAAATTTAACCCATCCAATAGCGAACAGTCCTATCCAATTTCATCTAGAGAAAGGGAAGTATTGGGATTAATTGGAGATGGGTTTTCCTCTAAACAAATAGCAGATAAACTTTATATTAGTAACCATACGGCTATCTCTCATCGTAAAAATTTAATCGAAAAGTTTAAAGTTAAAAATACGGCTCAACTTATTAAAAGGGCTTCCAAAGTAATTGATTTATAA
- a CDS encoding Smr/MutS family protein: MKKLFFRKPPLDLHGVTYSDVQELVEDYVLLNQSFLPLQIITGNSQGMKNRVTRCLKEHGFTYQIGDAYNKGYIAVLK; the protein is encoded by the coding sequence ATGAAAAAATTATTCTTTAGAAAACCTCCATTGGACCTTCATGGTGTTACCTATTCTGACGTACAAGAATTGGTAGAAGATTATGTATTGTTAAATCAGAGTTTTTTACCCCTACAAATTATCACTGGTAATTCTCAAGGTATGAAAAACAGAGTAACACGTTGTTTAAAAGAACATGGCTTTACCTACCAAATAGGTGATGCATACAACAAAGGATATATCGCGGTTTTAAAATAA
- a CDS encoding tetratricopeptide repeat protein, whose product MPKIITFFLLLTTLLLTACGDKKEKYKKLETKETTGISTKVIPDAHFLGSESCKECHQDQFKDWKGSDHDRAMELPTRETVLAKFEGEVFKSQGVTSTFFIKDSVFYANTEGPDGLNHDYKVAYTFGVKPLQQYLVQFPDGAYQALRTAWDTEKEIWFDLYPDFKVVHSEWLHWSRGGLNWNNMCADCHSTNVRENYDEATKKYDTKYSVINVSCEACHGPGKDHINQVKELGNDYDSAASNLHMTSNISSHQLVDACARCHMRREQVSENFNYEGTMLDHYFPQLLEAPTYNADGQILDEDYVYASFVQSKMYNNGVSCKDCHNSHSLKLKFDGNKLCMQCHEPTKYNVASHHKHEGFEDATQCINCHMVGRTYMGNDYRRDHSFRIPRPDQSIKYDTPNACVQCHTDKTNEWAWQGFQKLYGQPDSIHFSDQLAPGIVGIPNAHEGLFDLVQNEKQPDIARASAVKALQNYNLQSRFDEFMAFLNDKSPLVRGATLDVLSQSNTTDFMSYLLPLLKDAKRSIRIKAYFALGDVPETNIPATYADAYKKAGKEFQSYLKINADFSGGQATKATYYQKKGDLQNTKIGYEKALEIDPNNNIVRSNLANIYYNLGEPNNAEKAFREVIKQEPEFGITYYSLGLLLAELNRIDDAIAEMEKAYALLPDNIRVIYNLSLMYGKVNNLKAAEKTLKEGITIYPNNEDLLYALAFQYVNQKEVKKAIPIINKLIQLDPNNTNYQNLMKTLNQA is encoded by the coding sequence ATGCCGAAAATAATTACTTTTTTTCTACTACTTACTACACTATTATTGACTGCCTGTGGGGATAAAAAAGAAAAATACAAAAAACTAGAAACCAAAGAAACTACCGGAATTTCAACGAAAGTGATACCCGATGCACATTTTTTAGGTAGCGAATCGTGTAAGGAATGCCATCAAGACCAATTTAAAGACTGGAAAGGATCTGATCATGATAGAGCCATGGAACTTCCAACTCGTGAAACTGTTTTGGCAAAATTTGAAGGAGAAGTATTTAAAAGTCAAGGCGTAACTTCTACGTTCTTTATAAAAGATAGCGTATTCTATGCGAATACAGAAGGGCCTGACGGGTTAAATCACGATTATAAGGTCGCTTATACCTTTGGTGTAAAACCCTTACAACAATATTTAGTTCAATTTCCTGATGGAGCCTATCAAGCCTTAAGAACGGCATGGGACACTGAGAAAGAAATCTGGTTTGATCTTTATCCTGATTTTAAAGTAGTACATTCTGAATGGCTACATTGGTCTAGAGGTGGTTTGAACTGGAACAATATGTGTGCTGATTGTCACTCTACAAATGTTAGAGAAAATTATGATGAAGCTACTAAGAAATACGACACCAAATATTCTGTAATTAATGTAAGCTGTGAAGCCTGTCATGGACCGGGAAAAGATCATATTAACCAAGTTAAGGAGTTGGGTAATGACTACGATTCTGCTGCTAGTAATTTACACATGACTTCTAATATTTCTTCGCACCAATTGGTAGATGCCTGTGCAAGATGCCATATGAGACGTGAACAAGTTTCAGAGAATTTTAATTATGAAGGCACGATGCTTGACCATTATTTTCCACAATTATTAGAAGCTCCTACGTATAATGCTGATGGTCAAATATTAGATGAAGATTATGTTTATGCCTCCTTTGTTCAAAGTAAAATGTATAACAATGGTGTTTCTTGCAAAGATTGTCACAATTCACACTCCTTAAAATTAAAATTTGACGGCAATAAACTCTGTATGCAATGCCACGAACCTACAAAATACAATGTAGCTTCGCATCATAAGCATGAAGGATTTGAAGACGCTACACAATGTATCAATTGTCATATGGTGGGTAGAACGTATATGGGTAATGATTACAGACGCGATCATAGTTTTAGAATACCGAGACCTGATCAAAGCATCAAATATGATACGCCTAATGCCTGTGTGCAATGCCATACGGATAAGACAAATGAATGGGCGTGGCAAGGTTTTCAAAAATTATATGGACAGCCAGATAGTATCCATTTTTCAGATCAATTGGCTCCGGGAATTGTTGGAATACCCAATGCACATGAAGGGTTGTTTGATTTAGTTCAAAATGAAAAACAGCCAGATATTGCAAGAGCTTCAGCAGTAAAGGCTCTTCAAAACTATAATTTACAAAGTCGTTTTGATGAATTTATGGCGTTTTTAAATGACAAATCACCCTTAGTTCGTGGTGCTACACTTGATGTATTAAGCCAATCGAATACAACGGATTTTATGTCGTATTTATTACCCTTATTAAAAGATGCGAAAAGATCTATTCGAATAAAAGCCTATTTTGCCTTAGGTGATGTGCCTGAAACAAATATACCAGCAACTTATGCCGATGCTTATAAAAAAGCAGGTAAGGAATTTCAGAGCTATTTAAAAATAAATGCTGATTTTAGTGGTGGACAAGCCACAAAAGCAACTTATTACCAAAAGAAAGGTGATTTACAAAACACTAAAATAGGCTATGAAAAAGCCTTAGAAATTGATCCTAATAATAATATTGTTCGTAGTAATTTAGCCAATATCTATTATAATTTAGGAGAGCCTAACAACGCCGAAAAAGCATTTAGAGAGGTTATTAAACAAGAACCTGAGTTCGGAATTACCTATTATTCTTTAGGCTTATTGCTTGCTGAACTAAATAGGATTGACGATGCCATTGCTGAAATGGAAAAGGCCTATGCTTTACTACCAGATAATATCCGTGTGATCTATAACCTGAGTTTAATGTATGGCAAAGTAAATAATTTGAAAGCTGCTGAAAAAACATTAAAAGAAGGCATTACAATCTATCCCAATAACGAAGATTTACTATATGCCTTAGCTTTTCAGTATGTAAACCAGAAAGAAGTTAAAAAAGCCATCCCTATTATAAATAAATTGATTCAGCTAGATCCTAATAATACCAATTATCAAAACTTGATGAAAACATTAAATCAAGCATAA
- a CDS encoding aldose epimerase family protein codes for MNLQPQVITLKNSKGLAAEISNLGASLLSLIVLDKKNNPINVVVGLEKPEAYFGQEYLNNYNCLGASVGRWAGRISGGKFEIEGKEYPLYNEDGVHLHGGKEGFSKKYWNIEKLTKNSVTLSYVSVDLEEGYPGNLKVSVHYELTENNALKIVYKATTDKTTPVNLTNHSYFNLEGYGSVLDHELKLKSNKYVELNEKLLVTGNFIETNNTSYDFSDKSILGKEGFTGLDDVFVLNADASYKAVLSSSKTGIEMKVQTNQPTLVVYTPIQLPDLTYKNNANFTKYSAICFEAEAYPDAPNQSDFPSALLHPGETYLNETIFEFSIQ; via the coding sequence ATGAATCTACAGCCTCAAGTAATTACCCTAAAGAATAGTAAAGGATTAGCAGCAGAAATTTCCAATTTAGGAGCTTCTTTATTAAGCTTAATAGTACTTGATAAAAAGAATAATCCTATTAATGTTGTTGTGGGTCTGGAGAAGCCTGAAGCTTATTTTGGTCAAGAATATTTGAATAATTATAATTGTTTAGGAGCTTCAGTGGGCAGATGGGCAGGTAGGATATCAGGTGGTAAATTTGAAATAGAAGGGAAGGAATATCCGCTTTACAACGAGGATGGTGTGCATCTACATGGTGGCAAAGAAGGTTTTAGTAAGAAATATTGGAACATTGAAAAGCTTACAAAAAATAGCGTCACCTTATCTTATGTTAGCGTGGATTTAGAAGAAGGTTATCCCGGAAATTTAAAAGTTTCTGTACACTATGAGCTTACGGAGAACAATGCGTTAAAAATTGTGTATAAAGCGACAACCGACAAAACAACTCCCGTAAATTTAACCAATCATTCTTATTTTAATTTGGAAGGATATGGATCAGTTTTGGATCATGAATTGAAATTGAAAAGTAATAAATATGTAGAGCTGAATGAAAAGTTATTGGTGACCGGTAATTTTATTGAAACCAATAATACAAGCTATGATTTTTCGGATAAGTCTATTCTAGGAAAGGAAGGTTTTACAGGTTTAGATGATGTTTTTGTGTTGAATGCTGATGCTTCTTATAAGGCGGTTTTATCATCATCAAAAACGGGTATAGAAATGAAAGTACAAACCAATCAGCCAACGCTTGTAGTGTATACACCAATTCAATTACCTGATTTAACGTATAAAAATAATGCCAATTTCACCAAATACTCAGCCATTTGTTTTGAAGCTGAGGCGTATCCTGATGCTCCAAATCAGTCTGATTTTCCGTCTGCTTTGTTACATCCTGGAGAAACCTATTTGAATGAAACCATTTTTGAATTTTCAATACAATAA
- a CDS encoding cytochrome ubiquinol oxidase subunit I, with the protein MEDMIFYDRMQFAFTITFHYLFPQLTMGLSLMIVYFKWKFLRSKIEKYNDAAKFWMKIFALNFAMGVVTGIPMEFQFGTNWAKFSELTGGIIGQTLAMEGMFSFFLESSFLGLFLFGEKLLGQKLHFLTGFLVFLGSWASGYLIIATHSWMQFPVGYEILENGKFVLNNFGALFSNPWLMPAYLHNQLASVITSSFVVAAIGAFYLLNNKHSEFGKLFVKTGVIFGLISSVLVAFPTGDWVAKNVAKHQPVAFAAMEGIFETETGGSEIVLIGQPDMENKKLDNKIAVPNVLSFLTYQNWEAEIKGLNEFDESLHPTNVPGLYYSYHIMVGLGTLFIGLMAIAALQLYRKKLYKSKWILWSILFMLPFPYIANTTGWYTAELGRQPWLVYNLLKTSEGVSPTVSSGNTLFTLLGFIGLYLLLGLLFLMLAGKIINKGPETSNH; encoded by the coding sequence ATGGAAGATATGATCTTTTATGATAGGATGCAATTTGCATTTACTATAACATTCCATTATTTATTTCCCCAATTAACCATGGGCTTATCCTTAATGATAGTCTATTTTAAATGGAAATTCCTAAGGAGCAAAATTGAAAAATATAACGATGCCGCGAAATTTTGGATGAAAATATTCGCACTCAATTTTGCCATGGGCGTAGTTACCGGAATTCCCATGGAGTTTCAATTTGGTACCAATTGGGCAAAATTTTCAGAATTAACAGGAGGTATTATCGGTCAGACACTCGCCATGGAAGGCATGTTTTCTTTCTTTTTAGAATCCTCGTTTCTAGGACTCTTTCTCTTCGGAGAGAAATTACTTGGTCAAAAACTCCATTTCTTAACGGGGTTTTTAGTGTTTTTAGGATCATGGGCAAGTGGTTATTTGATTATTGCCACACATTCTTGGATGCAATTTCCAGTGGGTTACGAGATCTTAGAAAACGGGAAATTTGTTTTAAATAATTTTGGAGCATTGTTTTCAAATCCTTGGTTAATGCCAGCCTATTTGCATAATCAATTGGCCTCAGTAATAACGTCATCATTTGTAGTAGCGGCTATTGGAGCATTCTATTTATTAAATAATAAACATAGTGAGTTCGGAAAGCTCTTTGTAAAAACAGGAGTTATTTTTGGATTAATATCAAGTGTACTTGTGGCGTTTCCAACAGGAGATTGGGTAGCTAAAAATGTAGCGAAACATCAACCTGTAGCATTTGCGGCTATGGAAGGAATTTTTGAAACGGAAACAGGAGGGTCAGAAATTGTATTGATTGGTCAACCTGATATGGAAAATAAAAAGTTGGATAACAAAATAGCAGTGCCTAATGTGTTGAGTTTTTTAACCTATCAAAATTGGGAAGCCGAAATTAAAGGATTGAATGAGTTTGATGAAAGCCTACATCCTACTAATGTACCCGGCTTGTATTATTCTTATCATATAATGGTAGGTTTGGGTACGCTTTTTATTGGATTAATGGCAATTGCAGCACTGCAATTATATCGTAAGAAGCTTTATAAATCGAAATGGATACTTTGGTCTATTTTATTTATGCTGCCCTTTCCTTACATTGCAAATACAACAGGTTGGTACACGGCAGAATTGGGTAGGCAACCTTGGCTGGTTTATAATTTATTAAAGACCTCAGAAGGCGTATCGCCTACAGTTTCATCTGGTAACACGTTATTTACTTTATTAGGTTTTATTGGTCTTTATTTGTTATTAGGACTTTTATTTTTAATGTTGGCCGGTAAAATTATCAATAAAGGGCCAGAAACCTCAAATCACTAA
- the cydB gene encoding cytochrome d ubiquinol oxidase subunit II translates to MELFWYIVLMIMLTVYIILDGYDFGAGIVHLFFAKEEKDKKAITNAIGPFWDANEVWLIAVGGVLFFAFPTLYASSFSGFYLPLIMILWLLIFRAIGLELRGQVHNKMWEAIWDKAFGIASLLLALFFGIALGNVVRGVNLGMVTDGVSTVEAHYFFLPLWNPTFSPTAEHLGIIDWFTVLLGLVAVVALTIHGANWIIFKTNSGLNQKLRKVVFKLNFVLLALVIISLSVWHNIEPNPFHNFMEYPWFWIFPLITFTGLLGLFKVKSFKKEGIGFLFSSLFLFGGLTTTVASIFPKVLPSTNTVNPSLTIQNVAAHEYGLTVGVYWFVIAAILVAVYMFIQYRVFSGKMDDVGYGEH, encoded by the coding sequence ATGGAGTTATTTTGGTATATCGTTTTAATGATCATGCTTACCGTTTATATAATTTTAGATGGTTATGATTTTGGTGCAGGTATTGTTCATCTCTTTTTTGCAAAAGAAGAAAAAGATAAAAAAGCAATTACAAATGCTATCGGTCCATTTTGGGATGCCAATGAAGTTTGGTTAATCGCTGTTGGTGGGGTATTGTTTTTTGCCTTTCCAACATTATATGCTTCTTCGTTTAGCGGATTTTATTTACCTCTAATTATGATTTTATGGTTGCTTATTTTTAGAGCAATTGGTTTAGAATTAAGAGGGCAAGTCCACAATAAAATGTGGGAAGCCATTTGGGATAAAGCCTTTGGCATTGCAAGTCTATTATTAGCCTTATTTTTTGGTATTGCATTAGGTAATGTGGTCAGAGGCGTAAATTTAGGAATGGTAACAGACGGTGTTTCCACAGTAGAAGCCCATTATTTCTTTTTACCCTTATGGAACCCTACCTTCAGTCCCACAGCAGAACATTTAGGCATTATTGATTGGTTTACAGTGTTATTAGGATTGGTGGCCGTTGTAGCATTAACCATACATGGTGCCAATTGGATTATCTTTAAAACGAATTCAGGACTGAATCAAAAATTGAGAAAAGTTGTATTTAAATTGAATTTTGTACTCTTAGCCTTGGTAATTATTTCATTATCTGTTTGGCATAATATTGAACCGAATCCATTTCATAATTTTATGGAATATCCATGGTTTTGGATTTTCCCACTGATAACTTTTACAGGATTGTTAGGATTGTTTAAAGTGAAATCATTCAAAAAAGAGGGAATAGGATTTTTGTTTTCCTCATTGTTTTTATTTGGAGGATTAACCACCACAGTAGCTTCTATTTTTCCAAAAGTTTTACCATCTACAAATACCGTCAATCCATCATTGACAATTCAAAATGTTGCGGCACATGAATATGGTTTAACAGTAGGTGTTTATTGGTTTGTAATTGCTGCAATATTAGTGGCGGTGTATATGTTTATTCAATATCGCGTTTTTAGCGGAAAAATGGATGATGTAGGGTATGGAGAGCACTAG
- a CDS encoding Tll0287-like domain-containing protein, producing MKKYTILMAFFLLIGVTSCKSDTKKDTAKAAQETQQVQDSIYKTTGLKYAMSTKATLGKNLMGAIQKKGTEHALEFCNTKAIPLTDSMAVAQKAIIKRVSDKPRNPNNQANTEELGYIKSFKDQLAAGQQPEGIVKKKNGKVHFYYPIATNQMCLQCHGTPNEQIKPQVMTMIDKLYPEDKAKGYAINEVRGIWNVVFEEGE from the coding sequence ATGAAAAAGTACACTATTTTAATGGCATTCTTTCTATTAATAGGGGTAACATCTTGTAAATCTGACACCAAAAAAGATACGGCAAAGGCAGCACAAGAAACACAACAAGTTCAAGACTCAATTTATAAGACGACAGGATTAAAATATGCCATGAGTACGAAAGCTACGTTGGGTAAAAATTTAATGGGAGCCATCCAAAAAAAAGGAACAGAACATGCTCTTGAATTTTGCAATACGAAAGCGATTCCGTTAACAGATAGTATGGCTGTGGCTCAAAAAGCAATAATTAAAAGAGTTTCAGACAAACCTAGAAATCCAAATAATCAAGCCAATACAGAAGAGTTGGGGTATATAAAATCGTTTAAAGATCAATTAGCTGCTGGTCAACAACCCGAAGGTATTGTTAAAAAGAAAAACGGAAAAGTACATTTTTATTATCCAATAGCAACCAATCAAATGTGTCTGCAATGCCATGGTACACCAAATGAACAGATTAAACCACAGGTAATGACCATGATTGATAAACTCTATCCAGAAGACAAAGCCAAAGGATATGCAATCAATGAAGTGCGTGGAATCTGGAATGTAGTTTTTGAAGAGGGTGAATGA
- a CDS encoding NAD(P)/FAD-dependent oxidoreductase gives MAKIVILGAGISGHVAASHLRRKLSKQHEVVVVSPNSNYQWIPSNIWVGIGRMKAEQILFPLEPLYKKKNIGFKQAKAVSFHPEGDKEVTKPYVMVEYVKGEDKNTFEKVTYDFLINATGPKLAFDMTEGLEPGKNKAYSVCTYGHAEHAWHGLKELIEEVKKGKKAKILIGTGHAKSTCQGAAFEYILNVEQELRRHDVREMVEITWIANEYQLGDFGMDGMLLSYGSNIMKSNEMIEMIFEDRGINWIIGAGVNKIEDGVAHYETLDGEYKTETYDFAMLIPAFSGHGFKAYDKEDKDITEKLFKGFMIVDADYTPRPYEEWTVQDWPETYQNPSYKNIFAPGIAFAPPHAISKPRVSKNGTAISPAPPRTGMPSGITAKLVAENIVDIINGKKTLNHKGSMGNMGAACIASAGFGMTKGSGVSITTYPIVPDYVKYPDTQGRKLGKTFGEIGLAGHWLKLTLHYAFIYKAKMKPFWWLIPE, from the coding sequence ATGGCAAAAATAGTAATCTTAGGAGCTGGTATTTCAGGACACGTTGCAGCCTCGCATTTACGCAGAAAACTATCTAAACAACATGAAGTTGTAGTCGTTTCACCTAACAGTAATTACCAATGGATTCCCTCTAACATTTGGGTGGGTATTGGTAGAATGAAAGCAGAACAAATTTTATTTCCACTAGAGCCACTTTACAAAAAGAAAAACATTGGTTTTAAACAGGCAAAAGCGGTTTCTTTTCATCCTGAAGGTGACAAAGAAGTTACCAAGCCTTATGTAATGGTTGAATATGTAAAGGGAGAAGATAAAAATACTTTTGAAAAAGTAACCTATGATTTTCTAATAAATGCTACAGGTCCGAAATTGGCATTTGATATGACCGAAGGCTTAGAGCCAGGTAAAAATAAAGCGTATTCAGTGTGTACCTATGGTCATGCAGAACATGCTTGGCACGGATTAAAAGAACTTATTGAAGAAGTTAAAAAAGGAAAAAAAGCTAAAATTTTAATTGGTACGGGGCATGCCAAATCAACCTGTCAAGGTGCAGCATTTGAATATATTTTAAATGTTGAACAAGAATTAAGAAGACATGATGTAAGAGAGATGGTAGAAATAACTTGGATTGCCAATGAATATCAATTAGGAGATTTCGGTATGGATGGTATGCTATTGAGTTATGGTAGTAATATTATGAAGTCTAACGAAATGATTGAGATGATTTTTGAAGACCGAGGGATCAATTGGATTATTGGTGCGGGGGTTAATAAAATTGAAGATGGTGTGGCTCACTATGAAACCTTGGATGGAGAATACAAAACAGAAACCTATGATTTTGCCATGTTGATTCCGGCATTTTCTGGTCATGGCTTTAAAGCATATGATAAAGAGGATAAGGATATTACGGAGAAATTATTCAAAGGTTTTATGATTGTTGATGCTGATTATACACCAAGACCATATGAAGAATGGACGGTACAAGATTGGCCTGAGACCTATCAGAATCCGTCTTATAAAAATATTTTTGCTCCTGGTATTGCATTTGCACCACCACATGCTATTTCTAAGCCAAGAGTAAGTAAAAATGGGACAGCAATCTCTCCAGCACCACCAAGAACAGGAATGCCATCGGGCATCACTGCAAAATTGGTAGCGGAAAATATTGTAGATATTATAAATGGTAAAAAAACATTGAATCATAAAGGTTCTATGGGTAATATGGGAGCTGCTTGTATTGCCTCTGCGGGTTTTGGAATGACAAAAGGGAGTGGAGTAAGCATTACAACCTATCCTATTGTACCTGATTATGTAAAATATCCGGATACTCAAGGTAGAAAATTAGGAAAAACCTTTGGTGAAATAGGATTGGCAGGACACTGGTTAAAATTAACCTTACACTACGCATTTATTTATAAAGCGAAAATGAAACCATTTTGGTGGTTAATACCGGAATAA
- a CDS encoding TolC family protein has translation MKQILYTLILILIPLLSNAQEVKLITKEEVIAKVNDQNNSLKMAEQDVKAAQGDFRQTNAILLPTIGVSHTAMSTTNPLMAFGFKLNQEVLTQNDFNPALLNDPTTVQNYATKIEVQQPVLNFDGFYQRGAAKAKLKATELQSERTKEYMSLEVEKAYMQLQLAYKTVEVLQKAQETALDNQRIADNSFKQGYMQKADVLAVEVRVTEIENQLQYAKSNIANASNYLSVLMNDDNEKILKPIDSLTVAVAMISDNSVLNNRKDIQAYEKASLAYEKMYKADKMSFMPRLNLFGSYELYDDEIFKGDAEGYLIGAALSWNIFEGSKRFGKTQKSKADFEKSKFEMAQYKATSSLELNKAKRNLEDAKNNLKLSKLGVEQSQEALRIRTNRFKQGLEKTSDLLMAETQFAQKQLEYYGTVFNHNYVLKYVEFLTK, from the coding sequence ATGAAGCAAATACTATATACTTTAATTTTGATACTAATACCGTTACTATCAAATGCCCAAGAAGTAAAATTAATAACGAAAGAAGAAGTGATCGCTAAGGTGAACGATCAAAACAATAGCTTAAAAATGGCAGAGCAAGATGTAAAGGCAGCTCAAGGTGATTTTAGGCAAACCAATGCGATTCTATTGCCAACCATTGGCGTTTCTCATACCGCAATGTCAACCACAAATCCCTTAATGGCTTTTGGGTTTAAACTCAATCAAGAAGTTTTAACTCAAAATGATTTTAATCCGGCTCTATTAAATGACCCTACCACAGTTCAAAATTATGCGACGAAAATAGAGGTACAACAACCGGTATTAAATTTTGATGGATTTTACCAACGTGGTGCTGCAAAAGCAAAATTAAAGGCTACTGAACTGCAATCAGAACGTACTAAAGAATATATGTCTCTAGAAGTTGAAAAAGCCTACATGCAATTACAATTGGCTTATAAAACAGTTGAAGTGTTGCAAAAAGCACAAGAAACAGCATTGGACAATCAACGTATTGCAGATAATAGTTTTAAACAAGGCTATATGCAAAAGGCAGATGTGTTAGCAGTTGAAGTCCGTGTAACAGAAATTGAAAATCAATTACAATATGCTAAAAGTAATATTGCCAATGCTTCAAACTACTTGTCGGTTTTAATGAATGATGATAATGAAAAGATTTTAAAACCTATAGATTCATTGACGGTTGCTGTAGCCATGATATCAGACAATAGTGTGCTAAACAATAGAAAAGACATACAAGCTTATGAAAAGGCATCGTTGGCTTATGAAAAAATGTATAAAGCTGATAAAATGAGCTTTATGCCAAGGTTAAACCTATTTGGAAGTTATGAATTGTATGATGATGAAATCTTTAAAGGAGATGCTGAAGGATATCTTATTGGAGCCGCATTGAGTTGGAACATTTTTGAAGGTTCAAAACGTTTTGGAAAAACGCAAAAGAGTAAAGCAGATTTTGAAAAATCGAAATTTGAAATGGCTCAATATAAAGCCACTAGTTCTTTAGAACTTAATAAAGCCAAACGCAACTTAGAAGATGCCAAAAACAATTTAAAACTTTCAAAACTAGGAGTAGAGCAATCTCAAGAAGCATTGCGTATTCGGACAAACAGATTTAAGCAAGGTCTCGAGAAAACATCCGATTTGTTAATGGCAGAAACACAATTTGCACAAAAACAATTAGAATATTACGGCACCGTATTTAATCACAATTATGTATTGAAATATGTCGAATTTTTGACAAAGTAA